One window of the Zea mays cultivar B73 chromosome 3, Zm-B73-REFERENCE-NAM-5.0, whole genome shotgun sequence genome contains the following:
- the LOC103650383 gene encoding histone-lysine N-methyltransferase, H3 lysine-9 specific SUVH1 codes for METTSQDESESDEQDQPLEAKPLRSLAPMLPLPMKYDVATQSTDPMLVFVTPFRPCTSPEPSAARQPLPKSPAPLRATPVSAAFPMPRPGAGGDPLEATPVSAAAPAFRMPRREDESSEEEYNPFFCGRKKPTRLKTAGKRTHQQAECSNARDMKRRPTQTSLSLNKELATFTPSSSSDPTESVQETLTMFDSLRRRILQLDENREDAAGKRADLKAGSLMMQNGLRINNLKTVGPVPGVEVGDIFFFRMEMCVVGLHAPAMAGIDYVSARRGGSGTDEVVAVSVVSSGGYENDDTDSDVLVYTGQGGSSRRRKDKHDQRLERGNLALMNSMERRSVVRVVRGAQDPFCRSSKIYVYDGLYRVEGSWTERARDGFSVFKYKLRREPGQRDGISVWKMAERWRADPVTRSHVVSADMSSSAEKLPVCLVNDADDDDEQRVPGRFNYVTGVEYEYPRPLGKTKPCKCPSVCLPSDDPDCSCARLNSGHLPYTACGLLVKRVPVLYECGPECRCSGNCRNRVAQKGVRLRFEVFWTGDACGWGVRSWDPIRAGAFVCEYAGQAVDVSTGGEEDEYAFCASGEGWRWWNLGAGLVEEASDGDAAENLEERLPVMISARRSGNVARFLNHSCSPNLLWQPVRYGDGGYPHVMFFAMRHVPPMAQLTYDYGTTRGAAPPGFQGKFPNACRLKPCFCGSTSCRGSF; via the coding sequence ATGGAGACGACCTCGCAGGACGAATCAGAAAGTGACGAGCAAGATCAGCCGTTGGAGGCGAAGCCGCTGCGGTCACTAGCACCGATGCTGCCGCTGCCTATGAAATATGACGTGGCAACTCAATCAACCGACCCGATGCTAGTTTTCGTCACGCCATTCAGGCCCTGCACGTCGCCAGAACCGTCTGCAGCTCGTCAGCCCTTACCAAAGTCACCAGCTCCTCTCAGGGCTACTCCAGTTTCAGCTGCATTTCCCATGCCACGACCCGGCGCCGGAGGTGATCCTCTCGAGGCGACTCCAGTCTCAGCAGCGGCGCCGGCGTTTCGCATGCCACGGCGCGAAGATGAATCATCGGAAGAAGAATACAATCCCTTCTTTTGTGGTCGGAAAAAACCAACCCGGCTGAAGACAGCAGGCAAGAGGACTCATCAGCAGGCTGAGTGCTCCAATGCACGTGACATGAAGCGCAGGCCAACACAGACAAGCCTCAGTCTCAACAAGGAGCTCGCCACCTTTACCCCATCCTCGTCAAGCGAcccaactgaatctgtccaagagACACTGACGATGTTTGACTCGCTCCGGCGCCGCATACTCCAACTGGACGAAAACAGAGAGGACGCAGCAGGCAAGCGTGCGGACTTGAAGGCCGGAAGTCTCATGATGCAGAACGGCCTGAGGATCAACAACCTCAAGACCGTAGGACCCGTACCCGGCGTCGAGGTCGGAGACATCTTCTTCTTCAGGATGGAGATGTGCGTTGTCGGTCTACACGCGCCCGCCATGGCCGGAATCGACTACGTCTCCGCTAGGCGTGGCGGAAGCGGAACCGACGAGGTTGTGGCGGTCAGCGTCGTCTCGTCCGGCGGCTACGAGAACGAcgacaccgactcggacgtcctgGTGTACACGGGCCAGGGAGGCAGTAGCCGGCGGCGCAAGGACAAGCACGACCAGAGGCTTGAACGCGGCAACCTTGCTCTCATGAACAGCATGGAGAGGAGGAGCGTGGTCAGGGTCGTGCGCGGCGCGCAGGACCCGTTCTGCCGCTCGAGCAAGATCTACGTCTACGACGGGCTGTACCGGGTGGAAGGGTCCTGGACGGAGAGGGCGAGGGATGGGTTCAGCGTCTTCAAGTACAAGCTGAGAAGGGAGCCGGGGCAGCGGGACGGGATCTCGGTCTGGAAGATGGCTGAGAGGTGGAGAGCAGATCCTGTGACGAGAAGCCATGTCGTAAGCGCAGACATGTCGTCGAGCGCCGAGAAGCTCCCCGTGTGCCTTGTCAATGAcgcagacgacgacgacgagcagAGAGTGCCAGGGCGCTTCAATTACGTCACCGGGGTGGAGTATGAGTATCCAAGGCCGCTCGGCAAGACGAAGCCATGCAAGTGCCCCAGCGTGTGCCTGCCCAGCGACGACCCTGACTGCTCGTGCGCACGGCTGAACAGCGGGCACCTTCCGTACACGGCCTGCGGGCTGCTCGTGAAGCGCGTTCCGGTGCTCTACGAGTGCGGCCCCGAGTGCCGGTGCTCAGGAAACTGCCGAAACAGGGTCGCGCAGAAAGGCGTTCGTCTCAGGTTCGAGGTCTTCTGGACCGGGGACGCCTGCGGGTGGGGCGTCCGGTCCTGGGACCCCATCCGCGCCGGCGCATTCGTCTGCGAGTACGCTGGGCAAGCCGTCGATGTGAGCACGGGTGGCGAGGAGGATGAGTATGCCTTCTGCGCCAGCGGCGAGGGTTGGAGGTGGTGGAACCTGGGAGCGGGGTTGGTTGAGGAAGCAAGCGACGGTGACGCAGCAGAGAACCTGGAGGAGAGGCTGCCTGTTATGATAAGCGCGAGAAGGTCAGGCAACGTGGCTCGCTTTCTGAACCATAGCTGCTCGCCGAACCTGCTTTGGCAGCCCGTGCGGTACggcgatgggggatacccgcatgTCATGTTCTTCGCGATGAGGCATGTTCCTCCCATGGCTCAACTGACCTATGATTATGGTACTACGAGAGGAGCTGCTCCTCCTGGTTTTCAGGGGAAATTTCCGAACGCTTGCAGACTCAAGCCATGCTTCTGTGGCTCCACCAGTTGCCGAGGTTCTTTCTGA